GCGTGCAGGCACGGCGACCGCTGCTCCCGCCTCCACACCAAGCCGAGCATCAGCCCCACGATCCTTCTTTCCAACATGTACCAGCGCCCCGACATGATTACTCCTGGCGTCGACGCTCAGGGCCAGCCGATCGACCCCAAAAAAATGCAGGAACACTTCGAGGTTGCCTTTCcccccttctctctctctggtCATTAAATTTGACgctgtttgttttctttaacctttttttttgtgtgcgTGCTTGTGAATTTGTAAATGTATGGTCTTTGATTTACTGTAGTATTTTTGGGCGATTGTGTACTTATCGTATTGAATTGAGGATGATAATCAGTGATTCACTAACATTTGGATTTTGTTGCTAGTTTCCTTGAAATTGTATCTTTAGCCATTACTGGATTATATTTGTCTTTCAATGTTTGTGAGTGTACAAATGATAATTGGACCTTTTGATTATTGATGTTGCTTTAGATGCCTTGCTAGatacttatttattaatgTACTTTGTTTCCTTGTGACTTATATGTAAGGTTGCATACTATCAATACTGGGGTTAATTTCAATCATTGGCATGGCTTGTATAGAGTAAAACTGATCTTGTGACTTCTAATGAATAGAATGATgatatgataaattaataaaattatcctATGTGTAGTTGTGTACTTGgattaaaaagaaagagatgGATAAACTTCTTTGTTTTGCTGACCATGAATGTATTccatatttccttttaatttggTGTTGCAGGACTTTTATGAAGATTTATTTGAGGAGCTAAACAAATACGGAGAGATTGAAAGCTTGAATGTTTGTGACAATTTAGCTGATCATATGGTAATCTTTTCCAACACATCACTGGATTTGTAACTTTTGGAGCTGGCTTTTCAAATATGACATtagatttgtttttgttgcagGTTGGCAATGTTTATGTCCAATTTAGGGAGGAAGAGCATGCTGCTAATGCTCTTCAAAACCTGACTGGGCGGTTCTATGCAGGTAATAAGTGTTACCTTATTTTATGTACACCGGCTCTTTTGGGCATAGCTTTCTTTCATATTTACTGGATTCTTTCCAAGTGAAGGAATATCCTCCATTATATTTCACATGTAGAACATTCTTCTGAGTTATTTTGTTATTCTGCAGGACGCCCCATCATTGTTGATTTCTCCCCAGTGACTGATTTTCGTGAAGCCACCTGTAGGCAGTATGAGGAGGACGCATGTAACCGTGGTGGCTACTGTAACTTCATGCATCTGAAAAGGATTAACAGGTGATTTAATTGTTTGTACTCATGCAAACTTATGCAGGTTTGAGCATTATTGCAACTAATACAACTTCTCACTAGGGAGTTGAGGCACCAATTATTTGGGAGGCGTAGGAGTAGACACAGCCGTAGCAGGAGCAGGAGTCCCTATCGGCACCGTAGCTATGATGACCGCTCACATGAGAGTCGGAGTCACAGCAGAAGGTATGATGACCACGATCGCCATGAAAGTCGAAGCAGGAGGCGCAAGAGCACAAGTCCAAGAAGTAGGAGGGGTAGAAGCCGAAGTCCAGGTGGCAGGAGGAATCGTAGTCCTGTTAGGGAAGGTAGTGAAGAAAGACGTGCTAAAATTGCACAGTGGAATAGGGAGAAGGAAGAAACAGAACGTTCTGGCAACAAGGCAAATGCTGGTGATGAGGATAGCAGGGCTAAAAATGACCACTCTGGAAATATAGATAACGGAGGACACAATGAACCGACACAGTAGGACGGATATGGGTATTGACGATATTAGCACTGGTTTGTTCTCACTCCCTTTCCACCTCGgtattcttgattttttcacTGGCAACAGTTATCATTACGAATGACCTGTCTTAAAATTTAGCTTACTGCACATTTTCCACTTTGCAGGTGGTGTGCAGGTTTTCAATTCTGTCATATGCAACATGATAAATATATGTTTCTTAGTACCATTCATTATGTCCATCGTGCttttctttccctttttctgttttttcgCTGAAGTATTGTTCGAGTTTGGTTTCCcgtatatatatagtcttCAGCCCTAAACCTTTTGAAGGAGCTGTAATTGCTTTTTGACTTTTACTTCCTGCCAGTCTCCCTCTCAACTAGATCAAAGTTGAATTTGTCTCCTGCATTCATCTGTATGTTTGCACGCAATCTGTGTGAGGAAGCTATTGTTCTGTGCTAGCTCtgataatttttctaaaatgatcttataaTCCCCTAGCTATTCTCAAGATGTTGTGTACACACAACATCGATGTCTTGTATTTCTCCAAAAAAAGTCGTGCTCCAATTTTCATTACCTTTGTTTTGttggataaaataatagtggATTTATATGGTACAGTGCTTTGCAATTTGCATAGACATAGACATAGTTTAGTGGTTAGTGAGATTTGTTTCTTGCTTGTTGATATTGTCTATTGGAAGGTTCTTGTTTTTTAATGTTGCCTCTCATGAGTTCCTACTAGCGACCTTGCTAATTTGGCCTTGTCTGTCTTGGTTGTTCCCtgtaaaaaaaacattgtgtttgtgtgtgcaGTCAGGTATCCTGTAGCCACAAAACAACAAGGCTAGTGAGTTTTCGCATATTGTTCCAATTTATTCCTAAGATATATACTTGCAGATCTCACACTGATTTACTAGTTTTGCAGGTCCAGGTACCCTGCTTAGAAAGATATTGAgcacagattttaattataggtTCCCATGCAAATTGTACAGGTATTTTGGTTGCAGTGAGGGAAGAGTTGTAATTTCAGGGTGATGTCGGATTGAGAAGCCCGTGGAGGTCAAGTTGTAGATTCAACAATTATTAAGCTTCATTTTTCCTCTTTATAGGGATGCTGCTGGTTTGATCCATTTTGCTAGTGGACCAATGTTTTAATTCTATACCTAGACTTCCTCTTTCTTTTCACATTTATGTAATGCTTCCCAGAATCTTAACAGAGAGCCTATGAATGCTTTTCTATGACAGTATGGAATTTACAACCTGATTATGATGCTGTAGTGATTGATCATTCATGttttagtcattttttaaAGGTGATTGACTAATCATTGTTTCACTGCAAATTTCCATTCCACTCATGAAATAGctcaaacttatttttcaCATGTAAAATTGGTATTATTGACCACCATGTTTACTAATCACGTAGTCGGCTATGTAGAAGATAGTAGTACATTGTttgattgataaaatattttctcatttttgaattacaattttttaatctgaTTGTTAAATTgtaataataagaaattagTTTGGTAAAAAGTACTCTTGCCAATaaagtactctctccgtctcacgataagagtcacactttgccattttgatccgtttcacaataagagtcgcacttcatttttatcataaatggtaagtaggttacacattccactaattcacttcattcacattttttttgttataaaactaatataaaagagTGAGTCTCATAATCTATTAACTTTTCTAATTAactcatttatatattttttaaaactcgtgacCACAATAagagggagggagtataatttatagttACTGCTCACTTTGGTGTGTTTTGTGTGTAGATAATGgcatattgtttttttttttaaataggggtgctaaaagagaataaataaaagaaaatagagagaatatttaACCATGATATGATTTGTTAGTAAACCTGTAGGTTATTAACGTAATGATATATAGAGAGAATTCTTTGACAAAATGTTGCAGATATATTAGTAAACAATTAGTAATTGTTTATAGAGTTATGGAGAGAGAAAACgaattttatattgatatcTTAAACTATTTAAGCATCTATGAATTGTTTCGAGCGAGGTTCACTGTacaaatgtttttatttatcatttcattGACTTCTCCTCCCAATTAAATGATAGTACTAAAAACATATTCAACCAAAACTAGTTAAATTGGTGTCCACACATCTGACCTTATGAATTACaccaattatatttatgtgatgcATGAACATGAAAATTCTAGACTAGTCTCTGGATCAAATTATTGGGCCATTtcccataaaaaaatgtgCCTCTTCATGATATGTAAAACAAGTTTCTCGAATTAAAAGTTGCAGGTATAAAGTCTCCATCACCATCACTATATACatgttaataatttatactattaaagctcaattatgcatttttatttgtgaataaaaaatatagatacaTTCTTACGTGTGAATGTGTGATTGATGGTATGGATTCTGATAGAAACTGTGAAATCTGTGATGGTAGAGTTAaagattatgaaaataaattcattaaattttgtagAACAGATAGTGCATTCCACAGTGAATTTTAGATGATGATGGAATCAATGTAGATACATGGTAGAACTATGTTATCAACACACGAGTTGGTAAAGAAtctcaaattttgttattCCTCAGGACATAggctcattttaaaaatttcaaggcgtattagtaatttttatttaaatttggaatatattactattactgaataatttattaatttaaaaatttatctcttgatgtagtaaataaattaaattgctTGTAAATACATAGTACTATACTCCCGAAATTTGGTGTATAACTGATTCATTCTTTTGATCAAAAAGCAAACTTCAATCTTTGATGACCACTAATTCGATTCTTCTGAATCCAATCCAAAATCCAATGATATACCACAAGACATgatgtaaaataattttaaatcaaatttgaacATATTACTATAACATATACACTTGTGTTTTTTTGGACAACTAAAACATAGTACTGTAAAACAGAAATTAAGAGCCATTCCTGTGAATCTTACATGGCTAAAACTAAACTCTATAGATACCTAAAAACGCATATTCTATgatttcacaatatttacatcTTTTGCAAACCAAATACTCCTcatttaaaaagaattagcCGCAAAAGTAATCGTGGCTGTCATTAAGCAGCCTTGAATTACAGTAAAAAATCCATGAATTTAAGCCACGGCAACCCTTTCTTTGTGTTGCTTTCCTCAGCTTCCTTCGAGCAGCTGGATGCGCCGCCGCCTTCCGCCGCAATCTGCCTCGGACAGAGGAAGAAGTTTCTTGAACCCAAATCCACTATCTTCACCTCCCTATCCAAACCtgtttatcattttcattcaaacaaattaattatctatGAAAAATTGGTTGTGAAGCACAAGCGCTATTGTGATTCAAACCATCCCACATCggctaattaaaaaatttgcaagcgatatatatatgtatgaatGAGGCCTTACTTTCTAAGCTGAACTGAGAGTAATGGAGATCGAAGGCGGAGCAGGCGGTGGATGAAAGCACCGGCCGCCGCGCCTCACTGACATACTGGCGGAGCGCCGCCGCGATCAGGTCCTGCACGGTGGCCTCCGGCGCCATCAAGACGTGCACAGGGCCAGGGCTCCTCTGTATTGTCACGTTCACCAGCAACTTCGTCAGCTTCGCCGGCGTCGGCGCCGGACTCCCGCCGCCTCTCCTGCCGGCCAGCAAGTCCGGCACCGTCCTCGGCC
The genomic region above belongs to Salvia hispanica cultivar TCC Black 2014 chromosome 3, UniMelb_Shisp_WGS_1.0, whole genome shotgun sequence and contains:
- the LOC125214758 gene encoding splicing factor U2af small subunit B-like, encoding MAEHLASIFGTEKDRVNCPFYFKIGACRHGDRCSRLHTKPSISPTILLSNMYQRPDMITPGVDAQGQPIDPKKMQEHFEDFYEDLFEELNKYGEIESLNVCDNLADHMVGNVYVQFREEEHAANALQNLTGRFYAGRPIIVDFSPVTDFREATCRQYEEDACNRGGYCNFMHLKRINRELRHQLFGRRRSRHSRSRSRSPYRHRSYDDRSHESRSHSRRYDDHDRHESRSRRRKSTSPRSRRGRSRSPGGRRNRSPVREGSEERRAKIAQWNREKEETERSGNKANAGDEDSRAKNDHSGNIDNGGHNEPTQ
- the LOC125212621 gene encoding uncharacterized protein LOC125212621; translation: MPSPKSHRKGGHEKNKKGRLSEKASSFHGRDAGGMTDMLPRPRTVPDLLAGRRGGGSPAPTPAKLTKLLVNVTIQRSPGPVHVLMAPEATVQDLIAAALRQYVSEARRPVLSSTACSAFDLHYSQFSLESLDREVKIVDLGSRNFFLCPRQIAAEGGGASSCSKEAEESNTKKGLPWLKFMDFLL